Proteins encoded together in one Gallaecimonas xiamenensis 3-C-1 window:
- a CDS encoding efflux RND transporter permease subunit, which translates to MSLNRLVGIGEKLVFRHRPAVLVIFGLLTLFFLYMMTQLRMDAAFTKNIPLQHPYMQTYLKHQQNFGGANSILIAVRDKKGDMFTPTFFNALKGVHDQLFFIPGIDRVQVKSLYSPSTRFTEVVEDGFAGGPVIPADFDEHNPAAMATVKANIEKAGIIGRLVSEDFSSAMVTAQLLDFDPETGEKLDTIALAERLEKEIRQQFQNDEIDIHIIGFAKMIGDVADGAKDVALFFAIAIAITAVMVYLFSHSWLLTLLPLACSFIAVVWQLGLLTVIGFGIDPMSILVPFLVFAIGVSHGVQMINAVGKEVAAGADSKSAAISAFRRLLVPGGVALLSDTVGFLTLLAIDIGIIRELAITASLGVAVIILTNLVLLPVLLSYARFSPRYLAKVSKPGGEGLWRAVAGFVRPGRAALVLVAAALLFGFGHWYGAKMQIGDLHAGAPALHEDSRYNQDTFTITDKFAISVDWMSVIVESEPQACTRIEDMTAIDQFQWRMENVEGVQSAVSLASVAKTINAGYNEGNPRWRVLPNNTQALVQSIALVPTTSGLLNGNCSVMPVMLFLADHKAETLARVVAAAKAYGSELGRDSLDFKLASGPAGVMAATNEAVAAAQTPMLLYVYGAVIVLCLISFRSIKATIAVVVPLYLVSTLAQALMVQLQIGLTVSTLPVIALGVGIGVDYGIYILSTMSDRLRQGDRLFDAYLAALKERGSAVFFTGVTLAIGVSTWFFSALKFQVDMGVLLTFMFLVNMLGAIIVLPALMAVLYPNRRG; encoded by the coding sequence ATGAGCCTGAATCGACTGGTGGGCATTGGCGAAAAACTGGTGTTCCGGCACCGCCCGGCGGTACTGGTGATCTTCGGTCTGTTGACCCTGTTTTTCCTGTACATGATGACCCAGCTGCGTATGGACGCGGCCTTTACCAAGAACATTCCCCTGCAGCATCCCTATATGCAGACCTACCTCAAGCACCAGCAGAACTTCGGTGGCGCCAACTCCATCCTGATCGCGGTGCGGGACAAGAAAGGGGACATGTTCACCCCGACTTTCTTTAACGCCTTGAAAGGGGTCCACGACCAGCTGTTCTTTATTCCCGGTATCGACCGGGTCCAGGTCAAATCCCTCTACTCTCCCTCCACCCGCTTTACCGAAGTGGTGGAGGACGGCTTTGCCGGCGGCCCTGTTATTCCCGCCGATTTCGACGAGCACAACCCGGCGGCCATGGCCACCGTCAAGGCCAATATCGAAAAGGCCGGCATCATAGGCCGGTTGGTGTCGGAGGACTTTTCCTCGGCCATGGTCACCGCCCAGTTGCTGGACTTTGACCCCGAAACCGGCGAGAAGCTCGACACCATCGCCCTGGCCGAGCGCCTGGAAAAGGAAATTCGCCAGCAGTTCCAGAACGACGAAATAGACATCCACATCATCGGCTTTGCCAAGATGATCGGTGACGTGGCCGACGGCGCCAAGGACGTGGCGCTGTTCTTTGCCATCGCCATCGCCATTACTGCGGTGATGGTGTACCTGTTTAGCCATTCCTGGCTGCTGACCCTGCTGCCCTTGGCTTGTTCCTTTATTGCCGTGGTCTGGCAGCTGGGCCTGCTCACCGTCATCGGTTTTGGTATCGACCCCATGTCGATACTGGTGCCTTTCCTGGTGTTTGCCATCGGCGTGTCCCACGGGGTGCAGATGATCAATGCCGTCGGCAAGGAAGTGGCCGCCGGCGCCGACAGTAAAAGCGCCGCCATCAGCGCCTTTCGCCGGCTGCTGGTGCCCGGTGGGGTCGCTCTTCTATCCGACACCGTCGGTTTCCTGACCCTGCTGGCCATCGACATCGGCATTATTCGAGAGCTGGCCATCACCGCCTCCCTGGGGGTCGCGGTGATCATCCTCACCAACCTGGTGCTGCTGCCAGTGCTGCTGTCCTATGCCCGCTTTTCGCCCCGCTACCTGGCCAAGGTCAGCAAGCCGGGCGGGGAAGGGCTGTGGCGGGCTGTGGCCGGCTTTGTGCGCCCGGGCCGGGCGGCCCTGGTGTTGGTGGCAGCCGCTTTGCTGTTTGGATTCGGCCATTGGTATGGTGCCAAGATGCAGATTGGGGATCTTCATGCCGGTGCCCCGGCCCTGCATGAAGACAGCCGCTACAACCAGGACACCTTCACCATCACCGACAAGTTCGCCATCTCGGTGGACTGGATGTCGGTGATAGTGGAAAGCGAACCCCAGGCCTGTACCCGTATCGAGGATATGACCGCCATCGATCAGTTCCAATGGCGCATGGAAAACGTCGAAGGGGTGCAGTCGGCGGTGAGCCTGGCCTCGGTGGCCAAGACCATCAACGCCGGTTACAACGAGGGCAACCCCCGCTGGCGGGTGCTGCCCAACAACACCCAGGCCCTGGTGCAGTCCATCGCCCTGGTGCCCACCACCTCCGGGCTCTTGAACGGCAACTGCTCGGTGATGCCGGTGATGCTGTTCCTGGCCGACCACAAGGCCGAGACCCTGGCAAGGGTAGTGGCCGCCGCCAAGGCCTATGGCAGCGAACTGGGCCGGGACAGCCTGGACTTTAAATTGGCTTCCGGCCCGGCCGGGGTCATGGCCGCCACCAACGAAGCGGTGGCGGCAGCCCAGACTCCCATGCTGCTCTATGTCTATGGCGCCGTGATAGTGCTGTGCCTGATAAGCTTTCGCTCCATCAAAGCCACCATTGCCGTGGTGGTGCCCCTGTACCTGGTTTCCACCCTGGCCCAGGCATTGATGGTGCAGCTGCAAATAGGCCTGACCGTATCGACCCTGCCTGTGATCGCCCTTGGGGTAGGGATAGGGGTGGATTACGGCATCTATATCCTGTCCACCATGAGTGACCGACTGCGCCAGGGTGACCGGCTCTTTGATGCCTACCTGGCCGCCCTCAAGGAAAGGGGCAGCGCCGTGTTCTTCACCGGTGTCACCCTGGCCATAGGGGTTTCCACCTGGTTTTTCTCGGCGCTCAAGTTCCAAGTGGACATGGGAGTGCTACTGACGTTCATGTTTCTGGTCAACATGCTGGGGGCGATTATCGTATTACCCGCACTAATGGCAGTTTTGTATCCCAATAGAAGAGGCTGA
- a CDS encoding sulfatase-like hydrolase/transferase has protein sequence MTQSKCPNILVIMTDEERFPPPYENAEAKAWRLKQCPGREAIARNSIRCHSHYTGATACSPARATLFTGQYPSLHGVSQTPGMGKSSFDPAMFWLDADTLPTMGHWFQALGYQTYYRGKWHLSDEDLLVPGTRTALLTTNDHGVPIPDKMRNYQAANRLQPYGWDGWIGPEPHGALQANDGTNRDPGFAEQVCRTLDELDAKARAGDDQPFVLVSSFVNPHDIVFFDVNWFDDFRHHAGEGALPKVDPAPTAGEDLKTKPSCQADYASQYPLFYLPQPDIARYRQFYYWLIAEVDRHIEKVYQKLQQCSFFEDTIVVFTSDHGEMLGAHGGLHQKWYNAYEETLHVPFYLSYPARLKPGEHQGLTSHLDLLPTLLGLAGTGEKEQQALAESFKARYTEAAPLVGQDLSPWFRDGDDGQPRTLYFMSDDTVETGADMRGAHSDKPYKPVTQPKHLETIVTNEVAGGRWKFSRYFDNPRFSQGPGNADGLKVPSGVPDQFECYNLDADPLEEVNLMAEVHRHKLPEDTFDHLRRLLAEQRASKRRLPQNLNQQWDALLA, from the coding sequence GTGACCCAATCCAAATGCCCCAATATCCTGGTCATCATGACCGACGAAGAACGTTTCCCACCCCCTTATGAAAATGCCGAGGCCAAAGCCTGGCGCCTCAAGCAGTGCCCTGGCCGTGAAGCCATAGCCCGCAACAGCATCCGCTGCCACAGCCATTACACCGGCGCCACCGCCTGCTCGCCGGCCAGGGCCACGCTCTTCACCGGCCAGTATCCGTCCCTGCACGGAGTTAGCCAGACGCCGGGCATGGGCAAGTCTTCCTTTGACCCGGCCATGTTCTGGCTGGATGCCGATACGTTGCCCACCATGGGCCACTGGTTCCAGGCCCTGGGCTACCAGACCTATTACCGGGGTAAATGGCATCTGTCGGACGAGGACTTGCTGGTGCCCGGTACCCGCACCGCCCTTTTGACCACCAATGACCATGGCGTACCTATCCCCGACAAGATGCGCAATTACCAGGCCGCCAACCGGCTCCAACCTTACGGCTGGGATGGCTGGATAGGCCCCGAGCCTCACGGCGCCCTGCAGGCCAACGACGGTACCAACCGCGACCCGGGCTTTGCCGAACAGGTTTGCCGCACCCTCGACGAGTTGGACGCCAAGGCCAGGGCAGGGGACGACCAGCCCTTTGTACTGGTGTCCAGCTTCGTCAATCCCCACGACATCGTCTTTTTCGACGTCAACTGGTTTGACGATTTTCGCCACCATGCCGGAGAAGGCGCCCTGCCCAAGGTGGATCCCGCTCCCACTGCCGGGGAAGATCTCAAAACCAAACCCAGCTGCCAGGCCGACTACGCCAGCCAGTATCCGCTGTTCTACCTGCCCCAGCCGGACATCGCCCGCTATCGCCAGTTCTACTATTGGCTCATTGCCGAAGTGGATCGCCATATCGAGAAGGTCTACCAGAAGTTGCAGCAGTGCAGCTTTTTCGAGGACACCATAGTGGTCTTTACCTCGGACCACGGGGAAATGCTGGGGGCCCATGGCGGCCTGCACCAGAAGTGGTACAACGCCTACGAAGAAACCCTCCATGTACCTTTCTACCTCTCTTACCCGGCTCGGCTAAAACCCGGCGAGCATCAGGGGCTGACCAGCCACCTGGACTTGCTGCCTACCCTGCTGGGCTTGGCAGGAACCGGGGAGAAGGAGCAGCAGGCCCTGGCCGAAAGCTTCAAGGCACGCTACACCGAAGCGGCGCCCCTGGTCGGCCAGGACTTGTCACCCTGGTTCAGAGACGGGGACGATGGCCAGCCTCGCACCCTCTATTTCATGTCCGACGACACGGTGGAAACCGGTGCCGACATGCGCGGTGCCCACAGTGACAAGCCCTATAAGCCGGTGACCCAGCCCAAGCATCTGGAAACCATCGTCACCAATGAGGTGGCTGGGGGGCGTTGGAAGTTTTCCCGTTACTTCGACAATCCCCGCTTCAGCCAGGGCCCGGGCAATGCCGACGGCCTCAAGGTGCCAAGCGGCGTGCCGGACCAGTTCGAATGCTACAACCTGGACGCCGACCCCCTTGAAGAGGTCAATCTGATGGCCGAGGTGCATCGCCACAAGCTGCCAGAGGACACCTTTGACCACTTGCGGCGGCTATTGGCGGAGCAACGGGCCAGCAAGAGGCGCCTGCCGCAAAACCTGAACCAGCAATGGGATGCGTTGTTGGCCTAA
- a CDS encoding NAD-glutamate dehydrogenase has protein sequence MALIDGHTSVLLDNVCKLIETKVPSDRAPLITAFVQKIYGTMSIDDFQGRNDADLYGAALSLWNALQKKKAGESYIRVFNPEVSRDGWQSSHTIIEIIHDDMPFLVDSVRMALSRHGITSHLMLHVPLAFSRDKHNQVTGLRRLSEQQKGDRAETAFLIEVDSQTEQAVMDALAEELRVVLADVTLAVTDWQPMQERLDQVIARIEQTTLPVQEEERAEVDAFLKWVNDHNFTLMGYRYYAIAPVKGDYELRPDIDSSLGLMRASKEVHKRSLSALGESAWEEALSPHLLVLTKTNSKSRVHRPAYIDYIGVKRFDENGNVLGEDRFIGLYASSVYNNSAMQIPMIRKKLQRIMESSGFAKGSHAYKALLNILETYPRDELIQAKEDELEQVGLGVLQMQERDKTRLFVRKDVFGRYYSCMVYVTKERYNTQLRIATQRILAQALGSADEVEFTTYFSESVLARTHYIVRVKDADKDINVKEIEANLIEAARSWEDKLEAALLSIHGESTGKKLARKYVQAFPRSYKEEVLPSTSAVDIAQLEALNDDHQLGMLFYRPQEFRNPRLVKLKLFHKDQPIYLSDVMPMLENMGLRIMGERPCEVHTSDGKQYWVLDFYMEHTGSQELNLEESQHRFQDAFAKVWSGDFEDDGFNKLVLGAGLNGREVVILRAFAKYMRQIGSSFSQSYIEETLVRYPHIAQMLVQLFNKRFDPKKPAAEKTLEKLVLQINDELEQVSNLDDDRIIRSYVELICATLRTNFFQKSKEGGDKPYISFKMKPDMISDMPLPLPAFEIFVYSPRVEGVHLRGGKVARGGLRWSDRREDFRTEVLGLVKAQQVKNTVIVPVGAKGGFVCKKLPTSGGREAFLNEGKECYRTFIRALLDITDNIKGGDIVAPVDVVRHDEDDPYLVVAADKGTATFSDIANGIAEEYGHWLGDAFASGGSVGYDHKKMGITARGAWESVKRHFREMGIDCQTTDFTAAGVGDMAGDVFGNGMLLSKHTRLLAAFNHMHIFIDPDPDAAASFEERQRLFDLPTSTWEDYNKDLISEGGGIFSRSLKAIKLTPQMKRMLDTKKVSMTPSELMKAILQMEVDLLWNGGIGTYVKASSESNAEVGDRANDAVRINGGELRAKVVGEGGNLGCTQRGRIEYALNGGRINTDFVDNVGGVDCSDNEVNIKILLNGLVQSGDMTLKQRDKLLYEMTDEVARIVLEDCYEQTHSISITELKGGSALKEQIRFIQELEKAGKLDRALEFLPSEDELAERAAQGRGLTRPELSVLTAYGKMVLKEMFNVAEITEDPYHSRLLKANFPQPLQDKFSDAMESHPLRGEIIATQLANRITNDMGLNFVHRMMDETGGTVVDIAHSYAMAAAIFNLRRLWGEVTALDNLISADVQSELLFELRRTVRRATRWFLRHRNKAMSIEEGIAFYKGAIEPIKGKLLDFMVEEEADGIRAEAERLVEAGVPKALALEVEQLSSLFCVMDIAEVAQQQGKGVALVANSYYKLGARLGLHWFLEQIISQPVNNHWQALARASYREELDWHQRQLTGAVLLGCGDDSCPVDDVVDSWLESYESVLTRWNQMLSEFRSSQTHEFAKFSVALRELGILIHHCQPAIVA, from the coding sequence ATGGCACTGATCGACGGTCACACGTCCGTACTGCTTGATAACGTCTGCAAATTAATAGAAACCAAAGTTCCTTCCGATCGCGCCCCGCTCATCACCGCCTTTGTCCAAAAAATCTACGGCACCATGTCCATAGACGATTTCCAGGGTCGCAACGACGCGGATCTCTATGGCGCGGCCTTGAGCCTGTGGAACGCCTTACAAAAGAAAAAGGCCGGCGAGAGCTATATTCGCGTCTTTAACCCGGAAGTGAGCCGTGATGGTTGGCAGTCAAGCCATACCATCATCGAGATCATCCACGACGACATGCCTTTCCTGGTGGACTCGGTGCGTATGGCACTGAGCCGTCATGGCATTACCTCCCACCTGATGCTGCACGTGCCCCTGGCCTTTAGCCGCGACAAGCACAACCAGGTCACCGGCCTTCGCCGCCTGTCCGAGCAGCAGAAAGGGGACAGGGCCGAAACCGCCTTCCTTATCGAGGTGGACAGCCAAACCGAACAGGCCGTCATGGACGCCCTGGCCGAAGAGCTGAGGGTGGTGCTGGCCGATGTGACCCTGGCGGTCACCGACTGGCAGCCCATGCAGGAGCGCCTGGACCAGGTGATAGCCCGCATCGAGCAAACCACCCTGCCGGTCCAAGAAGAAGAGCGCGCCGAAGTGGACGCCTTCTTGAAGTGGGTCAACGACCATAACTTCACCCTGATGGGCTACCGCTACTACGCCATTGCGCCGGTCAAGGGCGACTATGAGCTGCGCCCTGATATCGACTCCAGCCTGGGCCTGATGCGCGCTTCCAAGGAAGTGCACAAACGCAGCCTGTCGGCCCTGGGGGAGAGCGCCTGGGAAGAGGCCCTGAGCCCGCACCTTTTGGTGCTGACCAAGACCAACTCCAAGTCCCGGGTGCACAGGCCGGCCTACATCGACTACATCGGCGTTAAGCGTTTCGACGAAAACGGCAATGTATTGGGTGAAGACCGTTTCATCGGCCTGTACGCCTCCAGCGTCTACAACAATTCCGCCATGCAAATTCCGATGATCCGCAAGAAACTGCAACGGATCATGGAAAGCTCCGGCTTTGCCAAAGGCAGCCATGCGTACAAGGCCCTGCTCAATATCCTGGAAACCTATCCCCGGGACGAGCTTATCCAGGCCAAAGAAGATGAACTGGAGCAAGTGGGCCTTGGGGTCTTGCAGATGCAAGAGCGCGACAAGACCCGCCTTTTTGTGCGCAAGGACGTTTTCGGTCGCTATTACTCCTGCATGGTGTATGTGACCAAGGAGCGTTACAACACCCAGCTGCGTATCGCCACCCAGCGCATTCTGGCCCAGGCCCTGGGCTCTGCTGACGAAGTGGAGTTCACCACCTATTTCTCCGAATCAGTGCTGGCCCGCACCCATTACATAGTGCGAGTCAAAGACGCCGACAAAGATATCAATGTGAAAGAAATCGAAGCCAACCTCATCGAGGCCGCCCGTAGCTGGGAAGACAAGCTGGAAGCGGCACTGCTGTCCATCCACGGCGAGTCCACCGGCAAGAAACTGGCCCGCAAATACGTCCAGGCCTTCCCCCGTTCCTATAAGGAAGAGGTGCTGCCCAGCACTTCCGCCGTGGACATTGCCCAACTGGAAGCCCTGAACGACGACCATCAGCTGGGCATGTTGTTCTACCGCCCCCAGGAGTTCCGCAACCCGCGCCTGGTCAAACTGAAGCTGTTCCATAAGGACCAGCCCATTTACCTGTCCGACGTGATGCCGATGCTGGAAAACATGGGCCTTCGCATCATGGGCGAGCGCCCCTGCGAGGTGCATACCTCCGACGGCAAACAGTACTGGGTGCTGGACTTCTACATGGAGCACACCGGCAGCCAGGAGCTGAACCTCGAAGAAAGCCAGCACCGCTTCCAGGACGCCTTTGCCAAGGTGTGGAGCGGCGACTTCGAAGACGACGGCTTTAACAAACTGGTACTGGGTGCCGGCCTGAACGGCCGCGAAGTGGTTATTCTGCGCGCCTTTGCCAAGTACATGCGTCAGATTGGCTCTTCTTTCAGCCAGTCCTATATCGAAGAAACCCTGGTGCGCTATCCCCATATCGCCCAGATGCTGGTACAGCTCTTCAACAAGCGTTTCGATCCCAAGAAGCCGGCCGCCGAGAAGACCCTCGAGAAGCTGGTGCTGCAGATCAACGACGAGCTGGAGCAGGTGTCCAACCTGGACGACGATCGCATCATCCGCTCCTACGTGGAGCTGATCTGCGCCACCCTGCGTACCAACTTCTTCCAAAAGAGCAAGGAAGGGGGCGACAAGCCTTACATCTCCTTCAAGATGAAGCCGGACATGATCTCCGACATGCCGCTGCCCCTGCCGGCCTTCGAGATCTTCGTCTACAGCCCCCGCGTCGAGGGTGTGCACCTGCGTGGCGGCAAAGTGGCCCGTGGCGGCCTGCGTTGGTCCGACCGTCGCGAAGATTTCCGCACCGAAGTGCTGGGCCTGGTCAAAGCCCAGCAGGTGAAGAACACCGTTATCGTGCCGGTGGGTGCCAAAGGTGGCTTCGTCTGTAAAAAGCTGCCCACCAGCGGTGGCCGCGAAGCCTTCCTCAACGAAGGTAAAGAGTGCTACCGCACCTTTATCCGCGCCCTGCTCGACATCACCGACAACATCAAGGGCGGCGACATCGTTGCCCCGGTTGACGTGGTGCGCCACGACGAGGACGACCCCTACCTGGTAGTGGCGGCCGACAAGGGCACCGCCACCTTCTCCGACATAGCCAACGGCATTGCCGAAGAGTACGGCCACTGGCTGGGCGACGCCTTCGCCTCCGGCGGTTCTGTCGGTTACGACCACAAGAAGATGGGCATTACCGCCCGTGGCGCCTGGGAATCGGTCAAGCGCCATTTCCGCGAAATGGGCATCGACTGCCAGACCACCGACTTCACGGCGGCGGGCGTGGGTGACATGGCTGGCGACGTGTTCGGCAACGGCATGCTGCTGTCCAAGCACACCCGTCTGCTGGCGGCCTTCAACCACATGCACATCTTTATCGACCCGGATCCGGATGCGGCAGCCAGCTTCGAAGAGCGCCAGCGCCTCTTTGACCTGCCCACCAGCACCTGGGAAGACTACAACAAAGACCTCATCTCCGAGGGCGGTGGCATCTTCAGCCGCAGCCTCAAGGCCATCAAGCTGACCCCGCAGATGAAGCGCATGCTCGACACCAAGAAAGTCAGCATGACCCCCAGCGAGCTGATGAAAGCCATACTGCAGATGGAAGTGGATCTGCTGTGGAACGGCGGCATCGGTACCTACGTCAAGGCCAGCAGTGAAAGCAACGCCGAAGTAGGCGACCGTGCCAACGATGCGGTGCGCATCAACGGCGGTGAACTGCGCGCCAAGGTGGTGGGCGAGGGCGGTAACCTGGGTTGTACCCAGCGTGGCCGTATCGAATACGCCCTCAACGGTGGCCGCATCAATACCGACTTCGTGGACAACGTCGGCGGTGTTGACTGCTCCGATAACGAAGTGAACATCAAGATCCTGCTCAACGGCCTGGTCCAGAGCGGCGACATGACCCTCAAGCAGCGCGACAAGCTGCTCTATGAGATGACCGATGAAGTGGCCCGCATCGTGCTGGAAGACTGCTACGAGCAGACCCACTCCATCTCCATCACCGAACTCAAAGGCGGCAGTGCCCTTAAAGAGCAGATCCGCTTTATCCAAGAGCTGGAAAAAGCCGGCAAGCTGGACCGCGCCCTGGAGTTCCTGCCGTCCGAAGACGAGCTGGCCGAGCGCGCCGCCCAGGGCCGTGGCCTGACCCGTCCCGAGCTGTCGGTGCTGACCGCTTACGGCAAGATGGTCCTTAAAGAGATGTTCAACGTGGCAGAGATCACCGAAGATCCCTACCATTCCCGTCTCCTCAAGGCCAACTTCCCCCAGCCGCTGCAAGACAAGTTCAGCGATGCCATGGAAAGCCACCCGCTGCGCGGCGAGATCATCGCTACCCAGTTGGCCAACCGTATCACCAACGATATGGGCCTGAACTTCGTACACCGCATGATGGACGAGACCGGTGGCACAGTGGTGGACATCGCCCACAGCTATGCCATGGCCGCCGCCATCTTCAACCTGCGCCGCCTTTGGGGCGAAGTCACTGCCCTGGATAACCTGATCAGCGCCGATGTGCAGTCCGAACTGCTGTTCGAGCTGCGCCGCACCGTGCGCCGTGCCACCCGCTGGTTCCTGCGCCACCGTAACAAGGCCATGAGCATCGAAGAAGGCATCGCCTTCTACAAAGGCGCCATCGAGCCCATCAAAGGCAAGCTGCTGGACTTCATGGTGGAAGAGGAAGCCGACGGCATCCGCGCCGAAGCCGAGCGTCTGGTGGAAGCCGGTGTGCCCAAGGCCCTGGCCCTGGAAGTGGAGCAGCTGTCCAGCCTGTTCTGCGTCATGGACATCGCCGAAGTGGCCCAGCAGCAAGGCAAAGGCGTGGCCCTGGTGGCCAACAGCTACTACAAGCTGGGCGCCCGCCTTGGTCTGCACTGGTTCCTCGAGCAGATCATCAGCCAGCCGGTCAACAACCATTGGCAGGCCCTGGCCCGCGCCTCCTACCGCGAAGAGCTGGATTGGCATCAACGCCAGCTGACCGGTGCGGTATTGCTGGGTTGCGGCGACGACAGCTGCCCGGTGGACGACGTGGTGGACAGCTGGCTGGAAAGCTACGAGTCGGTACTGACCCGTTGGAACCAGATGCTGTCCGAGTTCCGCTCCAGCCAGACCCACGAGTTCGCCAAGTTCTCAGTGGCCCTGCGTGAACTGGGTATCCTTATCCATCACTGTCAGCCCGCCATCGTGGCCTAA
- a CDS encoding cell division protein ZapC domain-containing protein produces the protein MILEPAPFWAWHYEQQEDRLAIGLGGDLLFMTPYGSKWLIPDARLGGSFDLDDANYYESVIAALEQVELWSDPQRVQIALNACAIRRFAKPSMPKSWFFAENPQEHRLGCVPALVSLQTAFGRGQCLAIECFESNSTLCMLLDGPLGLSDSQTLECFQVVKVMNNRLWPSQWQQQLDPLRRVS, from the coding sequence ATGATTCTGGAACCGGCCCCCTTTTGGGCCTGGCATTATGAACAGCAAGAGGACCGACTGGCCATTGGGCTGGGCGGCGACCTGCTGTTTATGACGCCTTACGGCTCCAAATGGCTTATTCCCGATGCGCGTCTGGGTGGCTCTTTTGACCTGGACGATGCCAACTATTACGAATCGGTAATAGCGGCCCTGGAGCAAGTGGAGCTGTGGTCCGATCCGCAGCGGGTGCAAATTGCCCTCAACGCCTGCGCCATTCGCCGCTTTGCCAAGCCTTCCATGCCCAAGAGCTGGTTTTTTGCCGAGAACCCCCAGGAGCACCGCCTTGGTTGCGTGCCGGCGCTGGTGTCCTTGCAAACCGCCTTTGGCCGTGGCCAGTGCCTGGCCATCGAGTGCTTCGAGTCCAATTCTACCCTGTGCATGCTGCTGGACGGCCCCCTTGGCCTGTCGGACAGCCAGACCCTGGAATGCTTCCAGGTGGTCAAGGTGATGAACAATCGCCTCTGGCCCTCTCAGTGGCAGCAACAACTGGATCCGCTGCGCCGGGTCAGCTGA
- the pyrD gene encoding quinone-dependent dihydroorotate dehydrogenase, with product MYSLLKPILFRMDPERSHDLTLGQLAWLGKSPLKGLISQSIADKPVQCMGLTFKNPLGLAAGLDKNGACIDAFAAMGFGFIEVGTVTPRPQAGNPKPRLFRLPGAEAIINRMGFNNLGVDNLVNNVKASNYKGILGINIGKNKDTPVEQGTEDYLICLDKVYGHASYVTVNISSPNTPGLRSMQYGEAFDELLSSVKARQQLLADQHGRYVPVVVKIAPDMNLEELQSVADCLRRHRMDGVIATNTTLSREGVEQLEHGDEAGGLSGKPVRQKSTATVQHLKSMLAGELPIIGVGGIDSQGSAQEKLAAGADLLQIYTGFIYQGPALIKRIVNGIA from the coding sequence ATGTATTCCTTGCTCAAGCCCATATTGTTTCGGATGGACCCGGAGCGTTCCCACGATCTGACCCTGGGCCAGCTGGCCTGGTTGGGTAAAAGCCCCCTCAAGGGCCTGATCAGCCAGTCCATTGCCGACAAACCCGTTCAATGCATGGGCCTGACATTCAAAAACCCCCTGGGCCTGGCGGCAGGCCTGGACAAGAACGGCGCCTGTATCGATGCCTTTGCCGCTATGGGCTTTGGCTTTATCGAAGTGGGCACGGTGACGCCGCGCCCGCAGGCCGGCAACCCCAAGCCAAGGCTGTTCCGCCTGCCCGGCGCCGAGGCCATTATCAACCGTATGGGGTTTAACAACCTGGGTGTCGACAACCTGGTCAACAACGTCAAGGCGTCAAACTACAAGGGCATCCTTGGCATCAACATCGGCAAGAACAAAGACACGCCGGTAGAGCAGGGCACCGAGGACTACCTGATCTGCCTGGACAAGGTCTATGGCCACGCTTCCTACGTGACGGTAAACATCTCGTCCCCCAACACCCCCGGCCTTCGCAGCATGCAGTACGGCGAAGCCTTCGACGAGCTGTTGTCCTCGGTCAAGGCCCGCCAACAGCTCCTGGCCGACCAGCACGGTCGCTATGTGCCGGTGGTGGTGAAGATCGCCCCGGACATGAACCTTGAAGAGCTGCAATCTGTGGCCGATTGCCTGCGCCGCCACCGTATGGATGGGGTTATTGCTACCAACACCACCTTGTCCCGTGAAGGGGTAGAGCAGCTGGAACATGGCGATGAAGCTGGCGGTTTATCCGGCAAGCCGGTGCGCCAAAAGAGCACTGCGACAGTCCAGCACCTTAAATCCATGCTGGCAGGCGAACTGCCGATCATCGGGGTGGGTGGCATCGATTCTCAGGGATCTGCCCAGGAAAAGCTGGCTGCAGGTGCCGATCTGCTGCAGATCTACACCGGCTTTATCTACCAGGGGCCGGCCTTGATCAAAAGGATCGTGAACGGGATCGCTTGA